Within the Scleropages formosus chromosome 8, fSclFor1.1, whole genome shotgun sequence genome, the region cttaaatttatttatttagcagacgcttttctccaaagcgatttccaacgAACTCTAATTACTGTTATCGGctcacacatcttattcaccgcagtgacttacgctgctagatacactacttagaatgggtaactcatccatgcattagtggaacacactctctctgtcactcacacactatgggggaatctgaacagcatgcctttggactgtgggaggaaaccagagcacccagactaAAACCCatccagacacaggaagaacacgcaaaACTCCACacgactgagtggggatcgaacccacgttctcttgcaccacccagggactgtaagagagcagtgctacttgctatTCCACCATGCTGCCTTCCTCGCTCTGTTATTCCATCCCGCTTTCTCCTTGTTTCTCTTTCACTGTCACCCAACCCCACTCTGTCACCCCCGGAGGGTTGATGCGGCTGCTAGGATGACTGGCAGACAGCAAGCGCTTAGAAAGCACGTGCTGTGTCTCCAGACAGTGAGAAAGATTAAGAGAAGAGTGAGTTacagtggaaggtaacaaaatAATGAGATAATAACTGGAACTAGGAATGGATAGTTATACACAAGAGAAAGTAACAGCCAGGAGGATAGAAAGGGAACATTTTagaggaaaggggaaaaaaaaaaacaaacaaaagcagggCTTCCATGATACCAGGGTGGTGAACTCAACGATAGAGACTAGGTGGTAATGAGCACCTCGCGCAATCTCACTTCATCCTGCTCTCTCATATAGAAAATATGCTTAAGTAATATaagaattaatattatttattggtCTCAGTTTTGTCACtccatgtatacatttacattcattacatgtatttagctgacacttttgtccaaagcaacttatgttaGAGTTACAACCTtagaattatttgcccatttaaatagctgggtatttttttttttttttattataaaaaccaGGCAActttaagggtaagtaccttgctcaagggcactacagccagagatcaaacccgcaaccttcagatccaaaggcagcagctgtatccactacactacaagctcaactgcacatactgtgtgtgtgtatactgcatgtgtgtatgtactgcatGCTGCTGAAACCCAGAGGAATTTCCATCTGGGTTTAATTAAGTTTtgttaattcatttattcattccaaaCAACCAAACCATGACCCTTGCAATgcaatcttaaaaaaaaaaaaaaaaaaaaaagatttatcattCCAGTGTGCTCCATACCAACTGTATTCATTACAACTGCccacaaatatgaaatattatatgaaatatatacatataaaatatgagAAAGAAGTCAGTACAGTATTACAACTTAGATTTTATAGACACTGAGTAACATATGAAGGCCCAAGACAGGAATGGAGCCGGAAAGCCTTCATCAGCAGTGCTCTTCTATGTCCATGAAGCCTTGACCTGTAATTTTTCACACCTCAGTGCAAATTGCTCTCTATAAAAACAACTCTTTTGTATTGGAATATGCACAGAAGCTCTGACAGATGTTCTACAACCAGAAACAACCAGATATACTTTCAAATATTTCCTTCTTGAAATTAAAACCATTTCTTCCCCTAATTGAAACTGTATGGGGCAGAATAGATGTGCTTTATTTGTAAGCAATAGGTTTTTAAGAAAGAAATGGAAgttaatttctcagttttgcacatcaaaaacaggaaaacccAAACAAATCAAACTGTATCAGTGCCATAGCAGGACTaggacacagacacatttaaatgttaccTGGAAACTGGTCGTTCCTCCTCCTTTCCAAGGGGGGTTGCTTTCTCTTCACTGGGTGTACTGAATTCTAGATCAGCTGTGGGTGAAGCCGCTAGCTGGATGGGGCTGTAACGTGAGAAAAACAGGAGCTTTCTAGCATCCCAGACAGACAAGCAGACtgcatgacccccccccccccccccagccaaaGGGCAGGTAGACATACTGCACTTGGGTGACATCTGCTACTATCATGAGCGACAGCATTATGCTCAGCCCAACAAATCAATACTCTCACATGCTGTTCTACATCAACATTCTCCATATCGTCAGTCTTCACCGACATGCTCATATCAGAggaaattctgcagaaaataCTAAGTGACGATGAACAAAACTGGACTGAACTCAATTTATTAGCAAGAGACAAACGTCCAACACCAACCCAAAGCCATGTGTGTGCAAGGGTGTATTTACATGTGTAAGCTTGTGAGTGCTGTGATCTCTGTCCActgagtctgtctgtctgtgtgtgtgtgtgtgtgtgtgtgtgtgtgtttctactgtATGTGGGATACCAGTCCCCGCTCATCCCCCTGCTGTGAGCTGGTGAATAGGTCCATTCTTGCTGGTGGAACATGAGTTGATGTCAGCGCTGATGTCAGTCCCTTGTGATAAGAGGCTGCATTATTCTTATCAGTTTCTTTGTTTACTTCTAAATCTTAACCATTACATTCCTTTCATTGTTCCTGTGTAGTATTACTTCACTTACATAGTAtttcattacataaaaaaaCCCTTTTCAAATTTGTGTATTACTCATTGTGAATTAATAAGATAATTAAACTTTGTACttgttcacatttttgttgctgttacAAAAGACCTGGACTATTTATTCTAATTTCAGAACGTACAGGTTGAAATCTGTTTTGTATCCatatataagtgtgtgtgtgtgtatgtatgtatatattagatatatataatatatataatatatatacacacacacacatacttttttccccccggTGTTTCCCGTTATTATTGTCTTCAAGTTTATAAATGCAATTTCCTGACAGTTTCTTTGAAATACTAACTGCAGTTAGAGAAATtcattttacaacaaaaatatatttaaaaaaaaaaaacaacaacaaatcaTTCTTTCAATTGACTCAAAGATTTAAAAGGGtgtgcatgaatatttaactAGTTATCAATTACTATGACAGGCCATTTAATATTCCAGTACttgagacaaaacaaaaaaagaaaattttcagtTCTTCTGAAATATGCAGTACAAAGTAGCTTGTAAAGTTTCttacacgctcacacacacactcattcacagtACCTGAGATGGGAGAATTCCTTAATGTGTTCATGTGGTAGTTCATTTTGGGCTAAAGCTGCTGCATGTCTCAGGGACTCTACCAGACAGCCTGTGTCCTCAGAGGTCACTTCCGTTTGCTGGATTCTGTCCGCGTGTCTGCTATTATCGGTCACTTCAGTGACTGAGTATCCAGATGCATCTCTTCCCTGCTCTGGTGCTGCCTCTAGGTTCCCTTTGGATCCTTCAGTTTCAGGGAGTGAGCTGGCCTCTAAGACCCGTTCAAAGCTCCCACTTCCATGGACTAACCCTGCCTTGGAGTGTAGGGCGAGACAAGCGCTGCTGCAGTCTGCAGTGAGAGAGCCAGAGCCCTGCCAGTGGACAGGAAACCCAGGACTCCCTGGGACAGGCTCTTTCTGGGAGACATTTGTGGGTGGTGGACCTTGTTCCCTCGATGATGTCAGTGTTTCAGCTGGGGGCGGAGCCCCAACCGACAGCCCAGATGGAGCCTCGGGGGAGTCCCTCTCTTCCCAAGTCCCATCAGGTGACCTGTTCTCTAGCTGTTCTCCCTTTCCTCCTTCTGCCCAAGGAGCTGAGGACAGGACCTCTTTTCCTCCAGAAGCATGGCATGTCTCTTGCTGTGCCTCACTGCTGACAGGGCATTCTTGGAGCTCATGGCTGTCAAGGGAAAAGGTCTTTCCAGCTTCGGCTGGCAACACAAGCTTTGCTTCTTTCTTCATGCTGTCACCTTCCTTGCTGTGGAGCTTTGTGGGGCTGCCAAGATCCCTGTGACACGACCAAGGACCAGGATCACTTATCTCTACTTCTTGAACCCCTTGCCTGGTTGAGTTCAGAACTGTTTCATTATTCTCTGCAAGACTGTCATTATGAGTGTGCAACTGTCCCTCCATGAATAGGGGTTGCACTGCGCTCTGCCCTGGTTCGGTGGTATTGTCTGCATGGTCGCCTTCCACATACAGCCCGCTGACTCCTACAGGCGAGGAGATAACCTCTTCATCTTTGCTAGGATGACCACAGTCAACAGAGAACTCACTCATGGTCAGAGGCCATGTGGAGCACTCTGGtaactgcaaggcagcagctgtagcccCAGGTTGTTTCTTcaggtctgtgtggggtttcaGGCATTCCTGATCTCCACCATCAATATCAGCATATGGGGTGACACTtgcatttttcagaattaaatgATCAGATAAGGTCAGTGAATCTCTAGCTTGTCCAGAAGGGACCATGAAATCTTCGAGTGGAGTCTCCATTGCCTCCTCCAAGGTGCAGGCTTCTTCCTGGGACTCAAAAATACTGCATTCTTGACCTTTGATGCAACTCAGAGGAGACATATGGACAGTGGGAGCTGCGTTTCCTTCAAGTGTCAAAGTTATTTCCTCAGAGTCTTCTGTTACTGTTCCTTGACCCTTTTCCTCAATCTCATTCACTGCTAACTTGTCTGTGGCTGAAACAGATGGAATGGTACCTGACCCCATACTTTCTCTTACCCCATTCAGTGTCTGTGCCCTAACACCAGAGCTGAAGGAGAGCATATCTGATGGGTACCTGTTGCATGCCCCTTCAGCATTGCCAACAACTTCACCTAGAACCAGACCAGAGACTGTTACAGGTATTGTATTAACATCTGGCAGAGGTTCAGCTTTGTCTTGTGAACTCCCCTCTTGGAGTTTATAATTGGAGATCACCACTGTTATGTCCTGTCTTGGGTCCACACGTTCTTGTAAAGTTGAAGCACCTGGCTCTTCACCTTGGTTGCATTTCCCTGGGTCATTGTTGAACGTCCCCTCTCTCTGTTTGCTAGAtcccagctgctgcagcagacaTGGAGGTAGAGTTGTGCTTTGACTCTGAGAATAATCCATGCAAATCGTTCCAGAGGAACAGTCCTGATCCAAAGACATATGCAAGTCCCCACTTAATCCTTCATTTTGACTTGCTATGCTGTCAGACAGCCCCACACCAGCAGGGGCTAATCTGGGATCAGACCTGTCTTCAtatttttcctgtgtgtgtatttctccaaattctctgtgagtgtgtgctgctgctgctgcttctttttcctcctcagcACATAATTCTCTTTGCGTCTCCTGAATTTCAAGCTGgctgtctttttctgttttcttctctaAAAGTATACTGGGAGCTGAGCTGTAGGGGACTTCTGGCTTAATATCAATGGCTGATTTAGGGGGCTCATCTCCACCTGGCTCACCTTTGGTACTGATATGTCCTACGTTAAGGTCAGGAGCATTAAGAAGCTCAGCACTCTGTGCCTGAGCTGAAAGGGGTTTGCACATAACATCTCCAGCACCATGGGTTTCAATCAGCAAGTCTTTTTCAGCACTGAGGGACTCAGGATGAGTGGAGAGGACATCAGCCTCTACATCTTGGCTAGTCTCAGAGGGTTTCAACACAGGAGGGTCAGGAATGTGGTCCAGCCGAGCAGAGAAAAGTCCTGCTTTGGAGAGAGTTATAGGGTTAAGAGGTAAAATTTCAGGTCCAGAGGACAGAGGTATAGTAGCTGCAGGGGTTTTAGGTTCCAGCTCAGGTTTAGTTTGAGGAGAACCAGTGTTTTTATCCAGTGCAGTTCTGATGGAATCAGTTGTTAAATCTGGTTCAGTGATGGGCTCCACACTCAAAGGTTCAGTGGTGAGCACACTGGAAAGAGGGTTTATAGTGAGTGCGTTGCTCTTAGATGAATGTATAAGATTAGGGTCTGACCGCTTGTCTAATACCCCAGTGACTTCCAGTCCCACATCTTCACAGACAGGTTTGCTCACAGATTTGCTTTCAACAACACTAGTGCTGAAAAGTTTTACTTCAACCCcccctttctctttctttggcACAGGAAGTTCAGGTTCAGTTTTAGAAGAAATCCCACCCTGAGATGTTTGTGGGACTGAGGCCTTTGTGCTGTTAATCTGCTCTGCCTGCTTCTCCTTCCCCAATTCATCCCTCTCTGAGCCACTCAATACTGCAGCAGagatggtgacttcctgtctaaCCTGATCTCGTCTGACAGTAGCTCTGTCAGGTTGGTCTGCGAGAGGCGGAGTGACTAAGTATGACTCTGTAGAGAATGAATCAGCATGCTCACCTTTGTTTCTACCATCATTTGATGTTCCATTAtgcgagggagagagaaaggcaGATAGATTGGTGTGGTGAAGACTAGAGGCCTCCTGGGGAGATGTAGGAGGTATTTcctcttttccattttccacaTTCGAAGAACAAGCCACAGCTTCATGTGTCTTCTCCTGGTGCACTGTGTCCATGTGTAATGATGTTAGCTCACAGTCACTCAGAAGGTCCTGAGGACAGAGTAGCGGACCTAGAGTGGTAAGACTTGATGAAGCTGGGGTTTCGCTTTTAGCCGTAACAGGGGATGCGATACAGAATTCACTCTGCATTAAAACAGAAACCTCCATCTTTGAATCAGTAGGGACATCAGCAGTGGTCACATCACAAGCAGTCCTGACGTTATCAACGAGGTTGTGTAGTTTGATTGGTGggttttcagaaataattactCCATGTTCCCCAGAATGTTTTGCACCTGCACTTTCATCTCTGAAGGTCGGAGAGGTCAGCTCAGTGCTGGCTCCTGTTGAAGTTTCTctgtgtaaatcatcatcagCGATCTGAGGACTGGCAGGCGATGTtgtaaaagatttatttttttctagctCAATCAAGTCTGACTTAGGTGAAGCATCACACAGCGCCAGTAAGATGGACGTGCTCATTTTCTCGGACTGGTCTTTGTCCACTAATCCTGGTGAATCCCCTTTGATTATTCTGGTGTGCTCCTCTTTAGCAGCTGACACAGTCTCTCTATTCAAATCCCAGCCACCTGTTTTTGTTGCCTCCTTAGAATCTCCAGTATCCTTGACCTCTGGCCTCTGAATAGCCTCTTTCTCAGACTCTATTTGGTCAGCTGTTGGCATGAGGCCAATGTCActatttttcttccatttttcgTTAGACAAAGTGTCTGAGGCAACTTTGTTTTTAGGGTCAAATGTGGCTCTTTCATCAGACAACAGTGTTACTTCCTTGGCATCTATGTGCTCCATGAcagctgaatccctttcagttTCATCCCTCACCTCATCAACTTCAGGCTCAACTCCTTCTGCTTGGCTTCTCTGCTGGACAAAGTGCTCATGGTCCTCCAGTCCAAGAATGCTGCAACTGGCTGCTGGATCAACCACTCTTTTTAACTCTTGGATAGGTTCTGCCACCACTGCTTCTTCCTGGCTGCTCTGTTGGATGTTGTGCTTGAAGTCATTCAGTTCAGGTTTGCTGGAAACAGATGCTGGATCAGGCACCAAGGGTGGTAGTATTGATAGTTCAACCAGTACAGCATTGGTATTGGTCTGCTCAACAGAACGTTTCAAGCCCTTCAGTTCAGATTCATTGGTATCACATAGCTGATCAGGAACTGATAGTGGAAGAGTTTCTATGACTAAATCCTCTTGATTACATTGCTGAAAAGGGTCCTTCAAATCCTTCGGTTCAGGTTCACCGGCATCCGCTATTAGGGACAGAGATACGGCTGCATCTGGATTCTTGCTCTCTTGGACAGGGTCTTTAAGGTCCCTCAAATTAGATGCACTGGCATTAGCAGGTTGATCAGACACTGCTACTGAGACAGGTGCAGTTTCAGCCACCACTGCATTGGCTTTGTTACTCTGCTGGTCAGAATCTTTTGTGCCCTTCAGATTGACTTCATTGGCATCAACAAGATGACTAGATACTGCTACTGATAGAGGTAGAGACTCAGTCTGCATTGCATCTAAATCGTTGCTCTTCTGAACATGGTCCTTTATATCCTCTGGGTCCTTTATTTTGGATTTGCTAGCACCAATGGGCTCATCAGATACTCTAAGTGACAGAGGTAGAGTTTCAGCAAAAACTGTAAGTACGTCGTTGCAGGGTTGAACAGGGTCCTTCAGTGTGAGTTCACAGGCATCAATGGGTTGATCAAATGCTGTTAGCGTCACAGGTACAGTATCATCAGTCACTGCTGCATCTGCTTTGTTGTCCTGCTGCTTAGGGTCTGTCAGTTTAGGTGCAACTAACGGCTCTCCTGTTATCGATGGCAGTACTGGTTCCATCACTGCTGCATTTGCCTGGCTGCTCTCCTGTACTGCATCTTTCATGTCCTTCAATTCAGGATCTctggcagcagctggtggaGCTGCTTCTGTTGGTGGCACTGGTGGTAACTCTGGGTTCTTAAGGCTAAAGAACTCCTGGAAGGTGAAGCTGCTCTCCACCACTGGGTGGTACAGGCTCTCCTGCACCATCAGGGGAGGCAGGGAGGCACAGGTGCCCAGCGCTGTTGAGGAAGTCTCTCTCTTGGGCAAGTTCCGTCCTCGTTGAATTTCTTCCTCTATTTTCGGCTCCCTGGAGCCCCCAGCATTGTCCTTCATGGTTTGCTGCTTTACCCAAGGTTGGTTGACCACTGGTTCCATGCAAAATTCTCTTAGCTCTGGCAGCTTGACCTCACCAGCAGCTGTAGATTGCTGAGAACTTCTGCTgattttcagtctgttttcagcGTCTGAGCTGCAGCAGTGCTGAGCCTGTACGCTGTCTCTCTCAACAGGGGTGCCTGAAGGCTGGTCGGGAGCGGGGGGTCTTGAGGCTGGGTCCGGAGAGGCCTTTCCCAGATCCTTACAGTCCTTCCTTGTCTGCACCCCCACAGCCTTCTCCCCGGTGACAGCTGCTTCCGGAAGCTGGAGAGCAGCAACCAGAGATTTCTTTAGCTCTCCGTTCGTTTCAGGATGCACAGACTGCCCTCTTTGTGTCCCTTTCGCAAGGTCAGCGGTGCAGTATCCCCAGTCAGCCTGGGGGGAAGGCGGTGGGAAAGAAGCTGTATTGCACTCGTTCACTTTGTTCTGAGGGTGAGCCTGTAAGTCCCTTTCAGCCGAATCACCCTCAGCTGAGGCAATGAGCTCATGTCTGTGCTGCGATGTTGGCAGCAACTGGTTGACGTCAGGGGGTGGTCTGGCGTTGTGACGTCCTCCGGCGAGGTGTTCTGGCAGCCACTCTGTCGCTGTTGCGGTCTCTGTTGCCGGTGTCCTGCTGGCAGGCCGGGCTGGCACTCCGAAACCAGTgctccctcctctcttctcattcccctctctcccttctctctcactccctcCTGCTTCCAGTCTTTTGCCGCTCTCTTCCTCACTGTTACATCCTGGTGGCTTGGTAGGAGAGACGTCACTCTGGTCCTCTATACAGAGCGAGTCCctctccacccccctcccctcagcCAGCGAGTGAACGTTGCTCTCTGGGGAGCTCTTCGGCAGCCCGCCCTCTCCCTtcgccccctccctctccgccGAGCTGTGTGGCATTTCGATGTAGCTGCCTGCCGATGGGTAGCTGTCGGACTCCGCCAAAGCAGATGAACAGTCGCTCTTTGCAGAGATTAACAAAGGGTCTTGGTGTACAGCTAGAATGATTTCTGTCGGTTCTGCTGCCGCTGAGCTCCGAGGCACAATTAATTCCCGTGTACCTGCTACCGTTTGTGAATTGGCTGCCTTGGCCGTTCCCTCGGACGAATCGCatccctccttctctcccttCCCTTTTATCGTTTCAGGCTCCGTGGGTGTTGTCAGTGGCAACGCAGCAGCGGCCGCTGAAGCCACTTCAAGGACACTATCCACCCCTGCGTTTCCAGAGCCCAGAGGGAGCACTTTCTCCTGTCCCATGTGAACGCCTGCATTTATTCCCCCGCAACTGTCGGGATGGAGGTTGGTCTCGGACACACTTCGATCCATCACCACAACAGATGTCGT harbors:
- the tacc2 gene encoding uncharacterized protein tacc2 isoform X4, translating into MEPVVNQPWVKQQTMKDNAGGSREPKIEEEIQRGRNLPKRETSSTALGTCASLPPLMVQESLYHPVVESSFTFQEFFSLKNPELPPVPPTEAAPPAAARDPELKDMKDAVQESSQANAAVMEPVLPSITGEPLVAPKLTDPKQQDNKADAAVTDDTVPVTLTAFDQPIDACELTLKDPVQPCNDVLTVFAETLPLSLRVSDEPIGASKSKIKDPEDIKDHVQKSNDLDAMQTESLPLSVAVSSHLVDANEVNLKGTKDSDQQSNKANAVVAETAPVSVAVSDQPANASASNLRDLKDPVQESKNPDAAVSLSLIADAGEPEPKDLKDPFQQCNQEDLVIETLPLSVPDQLCDTNESELKGLKRSVEQTNTNAVLVELSILPPLVPDPASVSSKPELNDFKHNIQQSSQEEAVVAEPIQELKRVVDPAASCSILGLEDHEHFVQQRSQAEGVEPEVDEVRDETERDSAVMEHIDAKEVTLLSDERATFDPKNKVASDTLSNEKWKKNSDIGLMPTADQIESEKEAIQRPEVKDTGDSKEATKTGGWDLNRETVSAAKEEHTRIIKGDSPGLVDKDQSEKMSTSILLALCDASPKSDLIELEKNKSFTTSPASPQIADDDLHRETSTGASTELTSPTFRDESAGAKHSGEHGVIISENPPIKLHNLVDNVRTACDVTTADVPTDSKMEVSVLMQSEFCIASPVTAKSETPASSSLTTLGPLLCPQDLLSDCELTSLHMDTVHQEKTHEAVACSSNVENGKEEIPPTSPQEASSLHHTNLSAFLSPSHNGTSNDGRNKGEHADSFSTESYLVTPPLADQPDRATVRRDQVRQEVTISAAVLSGSERDELGKEKQAEQINSTKASVPQTSQGGISSKTEPELPVPKKEKGGVEVKLFSTSVVESKSVSKPVCEDVGLEVTGVLDKRSDPNLIHSSKSNALTINPLSSVLTTEPLSVEPITEPDLTTDSIRTALDKNTGSPQTKPELEPKTPAATIPLSSGPEILPLNPITLSKAGLFSARLDHIPDPPVLKPSETSQDVEADVLSTHPESLSAEKDLLIETHGAGDVMCKPLSAQAQSAELLNAPDLNVGHISTKGEPGGDEPPKSAIDIKPEVPYSSAPSILLEKKTEKDSQLEIQETQRELCAEEEKEAAAAAHTHREFGEIHTQEKYEDRSDPRLAPAGVGLSDSIASQNEGLSGDLHMSLDQDCSSGTICMDYSQSQSTTLPPCLLQQLGSSKQREGTFNNDPGKCNQGEEPGASTLQERVDPRQDITVVISNYKLQEGSSQDKAEPLPDVNTIPVTVSGLVLGEVVGNAEGACNRYPSDMLSFSSGVRAQTLNGVRESMGSGTIPSVSATDKLAVNEIEEKGQGTVTEDSEEITLTLEGNAAPTVHMSPLSCIKGQECSIFESQEEACTLEEAMETPLEDFMVPSGQARDSLTLSDHLILKNASVTPYADIDGGDQECLKPHTDLKKQPGATAAALQLPECSTWPLTMSEFSVDCGHPSKDEEVISSPVGVSGLYVEGDHADNTTEPGQSAVQPLFMEGQLHTHNDSLAENNETVLNSTRQGVQEVEISDPGPWSCHRDLGSPTKLHSKEGDSMKKEAKLVLPAEAGKTFSLDSHELQECPVSSEAQQETCHASGGKEVLSSAPWAEGGKGEQLENRSPDGTWEERDSPEAPSGLSVGAPPPAETLTSSREQGPPPTNVSQKEPVPGSPGFPVHWQGSGSLTADCSSACLALHSKAGLVHGSGSFERVLEASSLPETEGSKGNLEAAPEQGRDASGYSVTEVTDNSRHADRIQQTEVTSEDTGCLVESLRHAAALAQNELPHEHIKEFSHLSPIQLAASPTADLEFSTPSEEKATPLGKEEERPVSRCSLIGQSEAGDPTPDLPDPLEKQSLQPPLPAYLLQDGVDFPTPPPTPPERCSSSPPSSGPPEPRTPSPAFPAPDLPPTLCVDVPEAHPSLPPTRSSDSDGAFETPESTTPVKAAPPPLPPPEPDAQSLQLPSEDTGFCSDSASVTDVPLTEPVPESPSFSPPCRSNSTVFDEDKPIASSGTYNLDLLAAEPFPDTALSPGSKADDSGCRRRSTDSLPQGRCPLTRSLSLQAGELDGPDEGSVEGVPGKLPAEVFSIGTESAPGTLRKTRKPRPASLKKKPLSRQSSSTEAEKKAKPRPESPPQAREEEEEQEGASTVTSPGGTLRKDKTKTKFGSPASSPKEAEQPTPASPVHPPAPVSPPVPDEESPIPPKASYNWDPDNFEGIDPFRTGGSKVPNSPVLCRKGTSFTSAADPPDPPEEPAPPALPSPPVPAAVIPHEEQPLNKRQSVRLEFDYSEEGGEGGRETTPPPKRLGKKPGAKMPLRKPKPGVRKPPPPDEPLDNASTAVQPSENNDDILIPKATYGFDPSKWEDPNFNPFSSKSGIPNSPRLPRTGYNFDPDSFDDSIDPFKTSNKMGNSPPKSSTTSFEVSADDNDNDSIRDLEDLNQNKPAKKKKTPLKSNTFRVKKSPKRSSMSETSSQEQTPLSTPDTPPVMPQDEHATDEEKLASSSNQKWAALQGVETELTSHPQDYPQPSDLTAFVNENSLGSQMHVQDYEIEYMEKIGSSSPPLSVKKPSLYLKLDSVTDSPAKSSCTRDSEPSSPCTGSFEEMEAQISAGGKSPVLSSSRGAPELAGTEKSRKRENESLGHAPGAERDGVTPSQDPEDPNNSLLLDRLAESGGPLHYMEPDLAETNPTAFAQKLQEELVLAALRIEALQVAQKISQSPSLPTVDLEHQREVMSPAESTVSKGSLYSRTGYSEGDASPYLPRDLDHSLGIAREEIVTKEKEVAEWQRKYEDSRQEVVEMRRIVAEYEKTIAQMIGMPEDEQREKSLSHHTIQQLIVEKDQALADLNSVEKSLADLFRRYEKMKDVLEGFRKNEEVLKKCAQEYLSRIRKEEQRYQALKIHAEEKLDKANADIAQVRAKAKQEQAAYQASLRKEQMKVESLERTLEQKNKEIEELTKICDELISKMGKS